A single Fusarium oxysporum Fo47 chromosome IV, complete sequence DNA region contains:
- a CDS encoding uncharacterized protein (uncharacterized conserved protein-domain containing protein): protein MALVDYSSSESDDESSGSDSHHVKRRKGVDGIATHYSRSTDGDTRSVSKDADASSMPPLPDTFHDLYASTVRQSVVDDPSLHHGRKRQVPHVVGNWPSHVYIEWHPSTKQHGLLTSLMADIEKEVSSEIKLHNFLTSDLGSPLPLHISLSRPLSLTTGNKDEFLDKITETLDNSGIAPFVVRPQGLAWYRSPDSDRTFLILRVASGPRSPTNSKDGVKPLNPELTSLLTKSNTVATQYGQPPLYQGKAEVPVGDAFHISIGWTFHLPVDEMSLKTLRLFRQPKFGDIRKWEISVAGIKVKIGNAVHHIALQETGRGSGSSKRSSFLKS from the exons ATGGCCCTCGTCGATTATTCCTCCTCAGAGTCCGACGACGAGAGCTCCGGTTCCGATTCCCACCATGTCAAGCGCCGTAAGGGAGTTGACGGCATCGCGACCCACTACTCCCGGAGTACAGATGGAGATACTCGCTCCGTGAGCAAAGATGCGGACGCTTCGTCTATGCCACCGTTGCCCGATACCTTTCATGATCTGTATGCCTCTACTGTTCGACAGAGTGTCGTTGATGATCCGAGTCTGCACCATGGGAGGAAACGCCAAGTTCCTCATGTAGTTGGTAACTGGCCCAGTCATGTTTACATAGAAT GGCATCCCTCAACAAAACAGCATGGCTTGTTGACGAGCCTCATGGCTGACATCGAGAAGGAAGTGTCGAGTGAGATCAAGCTTCATAACTTCCTGACAAGCGACCTGGGATCACCCCTACCCCTTCACATCAGTCTGTCTCGGCCGCTGTCCCTTACTACAGGGAACAAAGACGAGTTCTTGGACAAGATCACAGAAACCCTCGACAATAGTGGCATCGCTCCCTTTGTTGTTCGACCACAAGGGCTCGCATGGTACAGATCACCAGATTCTGATCGCACGTTTCTCATCCTTCGTGTCGCCAGTGGTCCCAGGTCTCCTACCAACAGTAAGGATGGAGTCAAGCCTTTGAACCCAGAGCTCACTTCACTGTTGACAAAGAGTAACACGGTTGCAACACAATACGGACAGCCACCGCTGTACCAAGGTAAAGCCGAGGTGCCAGTGGGAGATGCGTTCCATATATCCATTGGCTGGACATTTCACCTACCAGTGGATGAGATGTCACTTAAGACACTGCGATTGTTCAGACAACCCAAGTTTGGTGACATTCGGAAATGGGAGATTAGCGTTGCTggcatcaaggtcaagattggAAATGCCGTGCATCATATTGCGCTGCAGGAGACTGGCCGGGGTTCAGGATCTTCCAAGCGTTCTTCTTTTCTCAAGTCATGA
- a CDS encoding regulatory subunit of cyclin-dependent kinase: protein MPFDIDTARRNKTPRPLSDSERARVEEFIDSIHYSARYSDSEYEYRHVQLPKAMLKAIPKDYHDTSKGTLKLLWEEEWRALGITQSLGWEHYEVHEPEPHILLFKRPLNFQPPQ, encoded by the exons ATGCCTTTCGACATCGATACCGCTCGCCGAAATAAGACGCCCCGACCTCTTTCAGACTCGGAGCGCGCTCGCGTAGAAGAGTTCATCGACTCGATCCACTACTCTGCACGATACTCGGACAGCGAATATGAATACCGTCATGTTCAGCTCCCCAAGGCCATGCTCAAGGCTATTCCCAAAGACTACCACGATACCTCCAAGGGCACTCTCAAGCTCTTGTGGGAGGAGGAATGGCGAGCTCTTGGCATTACTCAG AGTCTAGGATGGGAACACTACGAGGTCCACGAGCCAGAACCGCACATCCTCCTGTTCAA GCGACCACTGAACTTCCAACCCCCTCAGTAA
- a CDS encoding ER oxidoreductin: MKSASRLFYLSVFALWAAPGSCESSSDECHISPKSIVGDACASYATLDKLNTLTKPAVDDLTHNTDFFSHYRVNLFHKKCPFWNDENGMCGNIGCAVETLDNEEDIPEIWRAHELGKLEGPRAKHPGKKAQRQHPQRPLGGSLGENVGESCVFEYDDECDERDYCVPEDESASSKGDYVSLVRNPERFTGYAGDGAKQVWDAIYRENCFQKSSFPKSADLGQSGWNRGPAAQDFKQILDAAGRQAQLEERRQENPNTPFVANTGFEVDDECLEKRVFYRVMSGMHASISTHLCWNFLNQTTGEWSPNLSCYEHRLHKFPERIGNVYFNYALMTRAIAKVGPYLQKKDYKFCMGDTSEDAATRAKVLEVTEKAASVPQIFDESLMFVNGEGPSLKEDFRNRFRNVSRLMDCVGCDKCRLWGKLQTAGYGTALKILFELDNNSDDVPYLQRTELVALFNTYARISSSLHNIGQFRQMMEEKVLAEKEQEGLEDLNKNDKLNKKFEEEAEKNPQMDDAVREFIELRQRGPKDDSTVAHIAFELAQFKAAIKIILRGWVRTPKAL; encoded by the exons ATGAAGTCTGCAAGCAGACTATTCTATCTTTCTGTGTTTGCCCTCTGGGCTGCACCTGGTTCTTGCGAGAGCTCTAGTGATGAATGCCAT ATCTCACCCAAGTCAATCGTTGGCGATGCCTGCGCTTCGTATGCGACTCTCGATAAACTCAACACCCTGACCAAACCCGCCGTCGACGACCTTACCCACAATACCGACTTCTTCTCGCACTACCGAGTAAACCTCTTCCACAAGAAATGTCCCTTCTGGAACGACGAAAATGGCATGTGCGGAAACATTGGATGCGCGGTCGAAACGCTGGACAACGAGGAGGATATCCCGGAGATTTGGCGTGCACATGAACTCGGTAAACTCGAGGGTCCTCGTGCTAAGCATCCGGGGAAGAAGGCACAGCGCCAGCATCCTCAGCGACCTCTCGGAGGCAGTCTTGGCGAGAATGTGGGCGAGAGCTGTGTCTTCGAGTACGATGATGAGTGCGACGAGCGAGATTACTGTGTTCCTGAAGACGAGAGCGCGAGCTCAAAGGGTGATTACGTGAGCTTGGTTCGAAACCCGGAACGATTCACTGGTTATGCGGGCGATGGGGCCAAGCAGGTCTGGGACGCCATCTACAGAGAGAATTGTTTCCAGAAGAGCTCTTTCCCCAAGTCTGCCGATCTCGGCCAGTCTGGATGGAACCGCGGTCCTGCTGCCCAAGATTTCAAGCAGATCCTTGATGCAGCGGGTCGCCAAGCTCAGCTTGAGGAGCGCCGTCAGGAGAACCCCAACACTCCGTTTGTCGCAAACACTGGCTtcgaggttgacgatgagTGTCTTGAGAAGCGTGTGTTCTACCGTGTTATGTCCGGTATGCACGCCAGTATCAGCACTCATCTCTGCTGGAACTTTCTGAACCAGACTACTGGCGAGTGGAGCCCTAACCTGTCCTGCTACGAACACCGTCTGCATAAATTCCCTGAGCGCATTGGAAACGTCTACTTCAACTATGCGCTCATGACCCGTGCTATCGCCAAGGTTGGCCCTTATCTCCAGAAGAAGGACTATAAGTTCTGTATGGGAGACACTTCTGAGGATGCTGCCACTCGCGCCAAGGTCCTTGAGGTCACCGAGAAGGCTGCCAGTGTCCCTCAAATATTCGACGAGAGCCTGATGTTTGTCAACGGTGAAGGGCCATCTCTGAAGGAGGACTTCCGCAACCGTTTCCGCAACGTCAGCCGCCTCATGGACTGTGTTGGCTGTGACAAGTGCCGTCTCTGGGGCAAGCTCCAAACCGCTGGCTACGGCACCGCTCTCAAGATTCTTTTCGAGCTCGATAACAACAGTGACGACGTTCCTTACCTCCAGCGCACCGAGCTGGTCGCTCTCTTCAACACCTACGCTCGTATCAGCAGTTCTCTCCATAACATTGGGCAGTTCCGCCAGATGATGGAGGAAAAGGTCCTCGCAGAGAAGGAGCAGGAGGGCCTTGAGGACCTCAACAAGAACGATAAGCTTAACAAGAAgtttgaggaggaggctgagaagaaccctcagatggatgatgctgtgaGGGAGTTTATTGAGCTGCGACAGAGGGGTCCTAAGGACGATTCCACGGTGGCTCACATTGCGTTCGAGCTTGCCCAATTCAAGGCTGCtatcaagatcatcctcAGAGGATGGGTGCGCACGCCCAAGGCACTGTAA
- a CDS encoding glycoside hydrolase superfamily, translated as MNDSNTPSTPDTEYSPPCSPQQKIQHLRDTRSAAREKLARLTLVSLLTAADFWRTKAIPEKGIPSIKTTDGPNGARGGIFVGGTKAALFPCGISLAATWNKDLLYQVGQHLALEVRARSAEMLLAPTVCMHRHPLGGRNFESFSEDPLLTGKLAAQYIKGLQDRGVAATIKHFVGNEQETNRLTIDSLITGRPLREIYLKPFEIAVREANPWAVMTSYNLINGVHADLNKHTLKDILRGEWGYEGTVVSDWGGINSSIESVEAGCDIEFPYSSKWRLDKLVTAVNEGRISIEDINQAAENVLTLVERLKGGNMSPEAPEREDDREETRELIRIAGHEGLTLLKNDGGILPLCPQSTKVAVIGPNANRHIAGGGGSASLNPYYNTIPLDSIRKVSKQKVSFAQGCHIHKWLPVASEYCTEQSGKPGVHIDWYAGDKFEGNPVVKQRRTNTDLFLWDSAPLSEVGPEWSAVATTYLMPRTTGKHTISFMSVGPGKLFINDKLVLDLWDWTEEGEAMFDGSIDYLVDVDMEADKAVELRVEMTNELRPISKQKQFGITHKYGGCRIGYKEQDQVDYIQQAVQTALDADVAVVIVGVDAEWESEGYDRQTMDLPADGNQDRLIEAVVKANPKTVVINQSGSPVHMPWVDRVPVILQGWYQGQEAGNALADVLFGIENPSGKLPSTFPKRIEHTPAWHTWPGENHKVLYGEGLYIGYRHYDHAKIEPLFPFGHGLSYTTFEYGRPEISTKTLTPDGEIKITLAISNIGARAGAEIVQLYVHDEKSRLPRPEKELVAFEKVFLEAEETRHITIKLDKYAVGYYDETVPGWIAEEGAFKVLIGASSTDIRQSTRFNVKESFTWVF; from the exons ATGAACGACTCAAACACCCCTTCTACTCCCGATACGGAGTACTCTCCTCCATGTAGTCCCCAGCAAAAGATTCAGCATCTGAGAGATACTCGCTCTGCAGCAAGAGAGAAGCTGGCAAGGCTGACGCTG GTCTCACTCCTCACAGCCGCAGACTTTTGGAGAACAAAAGCTATTCCTGAGAAGGGAATCCCTTCAATCAAGACAACTGATGGTCCCAATGGCGCTCGCGGTGGTATCTTTGTTGGCGGCACCAAG GCCGCATTGTTCCCCTGTGGTATCTCACTCGCAGCAACATGGAATAAAGATCTTCTCTACCAAGTCGGACAGCATCTAGCGCTCGAAGTTCGAGCTCGATCAGCAGAAATGCTTCTCGCTCCAACAGTCTGCATGCACCGCCATCCTCTCGGCGGTCGAAACTTCGAGTCTTTCTCCGAAGACCCCCTTCTCACTGGAAAATTGGCTGCGCAGTACATCAAGGGTCTTCAAGACAGAGGCGTTGCAGCGACCATCAAGC ATTTTGTTGGAAATGAGCAAGAGACCAACAGGTTGACGATAGATTCGCTCATCACTGGACGTCCTCTTCGGGAAATTTACCTGAAACCATTTGAGATTGCTGTTCGAGAGGCTAACCCCTGGGCTGTCATGACTTcgtacaacctcatcaacggCGTCCATGCTGATCTGAACAAGCACACATTGAAAGACATCCTCCGAGGAGAGTGGGGATACGAGGG AACCGTGGTTTCCGACTGGGGAGGCATCAACTCATCAATCGAATCCGTGGAAGCAGGATGCGACATCGAATTCCCCTACTCCTCAAAATGGCGTCTGGACAAGCTCGTCACAGCCGTCAATGAGGGTCGCATTTCCATCGAGGACATTAACCAAGCAGCTGAGAACGTACTTACGCTCGTAGAACGACTCAAGGGAGGTAATATGTCGCCCGAGGCGCCCGAGCGGGAAGATGACCGCGAGGAAACCAGGGAACTCATCCGAATTGCTGGCCATGAAGGTCTCACGCTTCTCAAGAACGACGGTGGCATCCTTCCTTTGTGTCCCCAATCTACCAAGGTCGCTGTTATTGGACCGAACGCGAATCGACATATTGCGGGTGGTGGTGGAAGTGCAAGTCTGAACCCGTACTACAACACCATTCCACTTGACAGCATCCGAAAGGTATCCAAGCAGAAAGTCTCGTTCGCCCAAGGTTGTCATATCCACAAGTGGCTTCCCGTCGCATCTGAGTACTGCACGGAACAGTCGGGCAAGCCAGGGGTTCACATCGACTGGTATGCGGGTGACAAGTTTGAGGGCAACCCAGTAGTGAAGCAACGCCGAACGAACACAGATCTCTTCCTCTGGGACTCAGCACCCCTGAGCGAAGTCGGTCCTGAATGGTCTGCCGTGGCCACGACGTATCTCATGCCGAGGACAACAGGAAAACACACCATCAGCTTCATGAGCGTTGGACCCGGAAAGCTCTTCATAAATGACAAGTTGGTTCTCGATCTATGGGACTGGACCGAAGAAGGCGAGGCGATGTTTGATGGGTCGATCGACTACCTCGTTGATGTCGATATGGAAGCCGACAAAGCTGTTGAGCTTCGCGTGGAGATGACGAATGAACTGCGTCCCATTTCGAAGCAGAAGCAGTTCGGCATTACGCACAAATACGGCGGTTGTCGCATCGGATATAAGGAGCAAGATCAGGTGGATTATATCCAGCAAGCGGTCCAGACAGCTCTTGACGCAGATGTCGCTGTTGTTattgttggagttgatgcCGAGTGGGAGTCTGAGGGGTATGATCGTCAGACAATGGATCTTCCTGCCGATGGAAACCAGGACAGGCTTATCGAAGCTGTCGTCAAGGCTAACCCAAAGACCGTTGTCATCAACCAATCTGGTAGCCCGGTACATATGCCATGGGTCGATCGAGTGCCTGTGATTCTTCAGGGATGGTaccaagggcaagaagcgGGCAATGCTCTGGCGGATGTCCTCTTCGGTATTGAGAACCCGAGTGGCAAGCTCCCA AGTACGTTCCCCAAGCGCATCGAGCATACCCCAGCGTGGCACACATGGCCCGGCGAGAACCACAAAGTACTATACGGCGAAGGCCTCTACATCGGATACCGACACTACGATCATGCCAAGATCGAGCCTCTGTTCCCCTTTGGCCATGGCCTCTCCTACACAACCTTCGAATACGGCCGGCCCGAGATCTCAACGAAAACCCTGACTCCTGATGGCGAGATCAAGATCACCctcgccatctccaacatcgGGGCCCGCGCTGGTGCAGAAATCGTGCAGCTCTACGTCCACGATGAGAAGAGTCGATTGCCACGACCTGAAAAGGAACTTGTGGCGTTTGAGAAGGTGTTccttgaagctgaggagACAAGGCATATCACCATCAAGTTGGATAAGTACGCTGTCGGGTATTATGACGAGACTGTTCCTGGATGGATCGCTGAGGAGGGCGCTTTCAAAGTGCTGATTGGAGCGTCGAGTACGGATATCAG GCAATCGACGAGGTTCAATGTGAAGGAATCATTTACTTGGGTGTTTTGA
- a CDS encoding ribosomal protein S30 — protein sequence MGKVHGSLARAGKVKSQTPKVEKQEKTKTPKGRALKRLKYTRRFVNVTLTGGKRKMNPNPGS from the exons atgggTAAAGTTCACGGATCTCTTGCCCGTGCCG GCAAGGTCAAGTCTCAGACTCCTAAG gttgagaagcaggagaagacCAAGACCCCCAAGGGTCGTGCTCTCAAGCGCCTCAAGTACACCCGTCGCTTTGTCAACGTTACCCTCACTGGTGGCAAGAGAAAG ATGAACCCCAACCCCGGCTCATAA